The Brachypodium distachyon strain Bd21 chromosome 4, Brachypodium_distachyon_v3.0, whole genome shotgun sequence nucleotide sequence ACATCGAACCCATCAGAAATGCTGGctcgcaaaaagaaaaaatcaggCTCAATTTTTTCCCTTTCGTCTTCTGCGAGAAGGAAAGGATTCGTATGCCCTCGAAAAAGAGTCGTATATATATACGCCTTGTAGCTTTCTCATCTCCTCGGTGCTCCGATGACCTCACCATCGTTGCGTGTGTCGACCCTAACCCTATGGACGGCAGCAGCTAACGTTTATTTGGTTTACTTCCGCCTCGATCTCACTCACGCTTGGCACGGAGGTGGGTGCGAGGTTGGTTTTGTGGTTTAGCGTTTGCTTCAAGAGAAGCGCGAGAACTACGGCCACCCGGACCGACCGATCGACCGGCCACACGACGACGAGCGGCAGCACATCATCATTTGCGGCGAGCAAACTGCACCGATGGCGATGACTCGACGAAGCACGCAGGCTTAGTtgacgccgccgcggcaacTGAAAACCCACATACGTACGCCCGCGCGCGTACTAGTCAAGAAGGCCGGTTTTATCCAACGGCGACATTTCACCTGAAAGGCCGGTTTGGTTGGTATACCTCGGATCAAGATTCAAGAGCCCCCTGTGGATGGATTAAATAACGTATAAGCCGTATCTAGTAGGAGTACTTATACGCGATCGACCATGCGATTTCCATATTTTCCATCCTTTTTGGAGCACGGAGATACGTACGCGAACACGTAAACACGACGTACATAATTAAGCAGAGAAAAgaagttcaagaagaagaaaatccaGTCAATTCTATCTGGATTGGAACTCGAGGCCGCAGTTTCCAGTACGGTGTCGAGCTCCAAAGCTCGAATATTTGTTACTTAGCCTTGAACCCAAAGGATTACAAACTCCAACGCAATCCATGGAGAGCTAGAGCCTCCCTTTTAAGTTGCGCGGCACTTGTCATGCGCGTCCACATCCCGGCCTAGCTAGTAGATAGCTAGCTCCTCTACAACGACAAACCCATTCTTCGATCACCACGGCGACAAGATCCCATTTATACGCACAACGTACTCCCTCGCCAGAGATCGCATATATACaagcatcgatcgatcgcatGAGCGTTGCACAAGCTAACACCAAAGCTTTTTGCAGGAGGGATCGATGCCTTGCTTGGCGCACGACTACCACCCCAGCAGGCTCCCAGCAGCCACTGCTAATCACTGCAAGTCCCTCTCGTCCCTCGTCAGGGAGGCCTACGCGCACTGCCATGTCCCCTGCGTCCGGatccccggcgccgccgggtggagctccggcgaggacaccgacgacgacgacgacgacgcgctTGACACGAAGCAGGTAGGTTAATTTGTTGGCAGCAACGAATATGGATGCTCTGATTAATTGttgctagcttagctaggtGATCAATCAATCGCGTGTTCTTGCGTTGATATTGGCGTGCACACAGGTGGTACTGAACGAGATGAGGAACCGGGAGATGAAGCGGCGCTCATCAAGGTCCAGCGTGGAGTATTACTCCCCGACGACTCTCTCCAGCGCCTTCATCTGGTCCTTCACTCCGCTCGATGCAAGAAGCGTCCTCCTCGAGAAGCTCTCGAGCCCCGAGAAGAACTGCAtcgtggtggaggaggaaggggagaagaagaaggaggaggaggaggagggagagatggaTCAGGCGGACGACGATGGCGTCGAGAGCGAGGCGTACTTCTCGGTGAAGAGCTTCTTCACGCGCAGCACGAGCAGGGCGGCGACCgtggcgtcgtcggcggcggacgTGGACCacccgtcgccggcggcgtgggaggGGCTGCGGAACTGCGATGGGTGGCCGTTCGggctctgccgccgccccgccgtgccgccgctgcccaaCACGCCGGCCGACTCGTGGAAATGGCGCAACCGGAGCAGCAGCGCAACAGCCTCGCCGCGCGGCCGGCCTGACCGGAGCCCGGCTCCTGCCTGCGGTTACAAGGTCGCTACCACTGGTTAACCCACCGGGCCGGCGTCACCATTAATCAGGAAGAACCTTGCACACAATGAACCGTCCACTGTGGCAGATACCGCTGAGATGTGACGACGATGTTGGCATGTTTTCAGGTATAGTTGAGGAGATGATTTGGGAGTGCTTCTTGTGATCTTGTTGTTGTATCTCCGTGGAAGTATCTGTATTTAATTTCCAGGTGTCCGAGCAACTAATAGTGATATCAATAACTACTCAGGTGTAATTTGAGATTTCAGAGCAGCATGAATGGCTCtgtttccatttctttttggAGTCCCTTTGTTCTCTTCTGGAAATGGCTTTCGGTGCAATCAGTTCTTTGTTCCATTTGGATGAGGTAAAGACAGAACTCTGCACCACAAAACGCAGAAAAGGCATAAATAAAGTGAAGCTGCAGGCGCACGGTTGTAAACTTTACTCGGTGACTCGTGAAATGACATGACCAAAAGGAGAATAGGATGCTAAAGCAGTGGCGTCTCGAGAGTCGTCGTTCGAAGGGGCCGGCCGAGCACTCCACTGCGCTGGACATTGTCGACAATGCAGATCCTGACAGTCGACAGCTAAGATATCTGAATACTGACACGATGGGACAAATTCTGTGCAAAACGATCTtgttcagaattcagaaaccAAATGTTTCACCTATCAGCCTAAAATAGTCTGTGCCGCAGAGATCTCACAGCCTCAGCTTTGACTGTGGAGAGAGGGGAACCGCCGGTCTAGTCTCTACCAATCTTCCGTCAAGCAGAGCATAGCGTGACTGGTTCAGGAATGACGCTTTATATGCTTTCAGTGACCAATCAAACAACCAGTACAGTTGAATAATCAAACAACCAGTACAGTTGAATAATCAAGCAGAGTACAATGAACTGAAGACAAGTGATTAGACTTCCTAGGTACAGTTGATTCGAGTACATGAAGGTTTTCTTCATAGCAAGATATGATAAGTCATGCTAGCAAATATCATGTTACTTGAAGTGGAGGCTTTCAATAAAGCACCTACatatcaaaacaaaatcttgaCTTCAGGGAGGAAAGCTACCAGTAACTTTCAGAGAATAGCGTAGCTGGCCATGTGTTGGACTAGTTTCTAAACCTGAATGCACCTGAACCGTTTTCCCCCCTccaaaatagtactccctcgaTCCGTTTTGAAATGTCTATAAATT carries:
- the LOC100830860 gene encoding uncharacterized protein LOC100830860 — protein: MPCLAHDYHPSRLPAATANHCKSLSSLVREAYAHCHVPCVRIPGAAGWSSGEDTDDDDDDALDTKQVVLNEMRNREMKRRSSRSSVEYYSPTTLSSAFIWSFTPLDARSVLLEKLSSPEKNCIVVEEEGEKKKEEEEEGEMDQADDDGVESEAYFSVKSFFTRSTSRAATVASSAADVDHPSPAAWEGLRNCDGWPFGLCRRPAVPPLPNTPADSWKWRNRSSSATASPRGRPDRSPAPACGYKVATTG